The Dermochelys coriacea isolate rDerCor1 chromosome 7, rDerCor1.pri.v4, whole genome shotgun sequence genome window below encodes:
- the APEH gene encoding acylamino-acid-releasing enzyme isoform X5: protein MATSMRMFGCLSWSHSETHLLYVAERKRPKAESFFQSRTPELSSNCADERRDKAVKGEQFVYHDDWGEALVGKSIPALCVLDVESGNVSVLEGVPEHISPGQAFWSPGDTGVVFIGWWHEPFRLGLRHCTNRRSALFYVDLTGARCELLSDDTKAVWSPRLSPDQCRIVYLENSALGPHQQCSRLRMYDWYTKVTSTVLDVVPRHSQGTFTGIYCPALPGLCWAADSQRVVLDTAQRSRQELLVVETLSGSVTSLTMGAPLGSWSLLTIDRDLLVARFSTPSCPPTLKVAFLPGAGREAQVHWVCLEDVTPIPEISWVIRPLQPPADQENPQYKGIDFEAILLQPSRGLGLRKLPLVVMPHGGPHSVCTASWMVYPAVLCRVGFAVLLVNYRGSLGFGQDSIASLPGHVGCQDVKDVQYCVERVLQEEPLDSARVALVGGSHGGFLACHLIGQYPGSYQACVARNPVINMASMISSTDIPDWCLTEAGFPYAPDTLPDASHWAEMLHMSPMQYVAQVRAPVLLMLGEEDRRVPPKQGLEYYRALKARGIPARLLLYPRNSHALSGVEAEADGFMNMALWLLQHLQC, encoded by the exons ATGGCAACGTCTATGAGGATG tttggctgcctgtcctggtcgCACTCGGAGACCCACCTGCTCTATGTGGCCGAGAGGAAACGGCCCAAGGCCGAGTCCTTCTTCCAGAGCAGAACCCCGGAGCTGAGCAGCAACTGTGCTGATGAGAGACGAGACAAGGCTGTCAAG GGGGAGCAGTTTGTGTACCACGACGACTGGGGCGAGGCACTGGTGGGCAAGAGCATCCCAGCCTTGTGCGTGCTGGACGTGGAGAGCGGCAATGTCTCGGTGCTGGAAGGTGTTCCGGAGCACATCTCCCCTGGGCAG GCCTTCTGGTCCCCTGGCGACACGGGTGTGGTGTTCATAGGCTGGTGGCATGAGCCCTTCCGCCTGGGCCTGCGGCACTGCACCAACCGCAG GTCAGCGCTGTTCTATGTGGACCTGACGGGAGCGAGGTGTG AGCTGCTGTCAGATGACACTAAAGCCGTGTGGTCCCCACGCCTGAGCCCTGATCAGTGCCGCATCGTGTACTTGGAGAACAGCGCACTCGGACCCCACCAGCAGTGCAGCCGCCTTCGCATG TACGACTGGTACACGAAGGTCACCTCAACCGTGCTGGATGTCGTGCCCCGGCACAGCCAGG GAACGTTCACAGGGATCTATTGCCCAGCGCTGCCAGGCCTGTGCTGGGCAGCCGATAGCCAGAGGGTCGTGCTGGACACCGCTCAACGCAGCCGGCAG GAGCTGCTTGTGGTGGAGACTCTGAGTGGCAGCGTGACCTCCCTGACGATGG GTGCCCCCCTGGGCAGCTGGTCTCTCCTCACCATTGACCGGGATCTCCTGGTGGCCAGGTTCTcgacccccagctgccccccaacACTG AAGGTGGCCTTCCTCCCCGGGGCCGGGCGGGAGGCCCAGGTGCACTGGGTGTGTCTGGAGGATGTGACCCCCATCCCGGAGATCAGCTGGGTGATCCggcccctgcagccccccgcgGATCAGGAGAATCCGCAGTACA AGGGTATTGATTTCGAAGCCATCTTGCTGCAGCCCAGCAGGGGGCTAGGGCTGAGGAAGCTGCCCCTGGTGGTCATGCCCCATG GAGGCCCACATTCCGTCTGCACGGCCAGCTGGATGGTTTACCCTGCGGTGCTCTGCAGGGTTGGCTTCGCCGTGCTCCTGG TGAATTACCGTGGTTCGCTGGGCTTTGGTCAGGACAGCATCGCCTCCCTGCCTGGGCACGTGGGCTGCCAGGATGTCAAAGACGTGCAG TACTGTGTGGAGCGGGTGCTGCAGGAGGAGCCCCTAGACTCAGCGCGTGTGGCACTAGTGGGTGGCTCACATGGGGGCTTCCTCGCTTGCCACCTCATCGGTCAGTACCCAGGCAGCTATCAGGCCTGTGTGGCAAGGAACCCAGTCATCAACATGGCCTCCATGATCAGCAGCACCGACATCCCAGACTG gtGTCTGACTGAGGCCGGCTTCCCCTATGCGCCCGATACCCTACCGGATGCCTCGCACTGGGCAGAGATGCTCCACATGTCCCCCATGCAGTACGTTGCCCAG gTCCGGGCACCTGTGCTTCTGATGCTGGGAGAAGAGGACAGGCGTGTCCCCCCCAAGCAGGGGCTGGAGTACTACCGTGCTCTCAAGGCCAGGGGCATCCCTGCACG GCTGCTGCTGTACCCCAGAAACAGCCATGCGCTCTCTGGCGTCGAAGCTGAGGCCGACGGCTTTATGAACATGGCGCTCTGGCTGCTCCAGCACCTGCAGTGCTGA